GTTTTTACATTGTTCTTATGCCAGTTGTTGATTATAGCATCAATATAACTGAACTGAGGCTGATGAATTGTTTCCATGGTCCTATTACATGCCTCTATAATAATTTCTATAGAAAGATTATATTCATTTAACCATTTTTTCATATATGTAATTTGTTTTGGAGTAGGATTCCTATCACCAATACCAAGGGATTTCATGATTTTAAAATAACTATTATTAAAAGTCTCAATTCTATTTTCTGCTTTCGCAATTGTATTGATACCTTCATCTGCCCAGTTGATTGCTACTTTTTCAATATAACTCATATTTCTGTGGTTATTGGAAACACAATATTCTATAAGAAGTTCAATAACCTCAAAAGGGAGTCCCAGCCAATCATTGAATCCTATTAAAGTGTTGATGTCTTGTTGAGTCAACATTTTCCCAAGATACTTCTGAGTTATGTAAATCAGTTGCTTATAATTTTGTCTGCTCATAAAAGATGTAATCTCATCAATTTTATATTGAGGTTTTGATGAGATATTGATTCTAGCATCTAACTGTTTTGTTGTAGCAGCAGTTTCTTTCTGTGTATCCACAATAGCATCTACAGTATCTATATTGGTAAGGTCATTGAATTTTATTGACCTAATAACTTTCTTATCATCATATTCTATTGTCATGACATCGGCTGATTCCCAATACTGAATAGCTCTCATGACATCTGTTTCAGTTAGACGAAGTTTATCAGCTACATCTAACATTGACAGTGATTGTATATTTTTTGAAGCATATCTGATAATCAATAAGTACACTCTCACAAAATCTCCATTAGAGTTTGATAAGAATTTATCAATGAATTTATTTGGTATCAAGGTAAATTGATTAATATTTTGTGGATAAATAGTAATCATACTCATAAAACAAATCTTCCTTCCGACAACATTTTATGTAAACTAAGCTTTGGTTATTTAACTTAATAAGGTTTATTAATATATAAATCGCTCTTAGTATAACATAAAAAATTATATTTGTGTGGTAAATAATGTTTTCAGAAAACTCTATATTATGTCAGAAAATTTACTGTTAAAATGTTGAAAGTAATAGTTTTTTTAACATTTGGAGTATATTGTTTAACAAAACATTAACATTTACCTGTTGATAACTTTGTGGATAGTGTGGATAAAGTTTTACATAACTTATTAACATATGTTAAAATTCTGTAATAATATCTAAAAATCAAGTGTTGAAAAAATAATTTTGAGTTAACTAGCCAATATTATGTAAACCATTTTGCTATTAACTAACCACAGCTTTCCTGTTGACAACATTGTGGATAATGTGGACAACTATCCCTTAATTAGTTCTTCCCCTATAATTCTCACGTCTCCTGCTCCCATAGTTATCAACAGGTCATTTGGATAACAATTCTGGAGTAAAAAAGTCTCTATTTCGTCAAAAGAAGAGAAATAAAAGGCTTGCTTTCCAAGTTTAGTAAGTTCAGATAATAAGTCCTTGGAATGAATTTCGCCAGTATTTTTTTCTCTATCCGAATAAATGTCTGTCAATATAATATTATCAGCAGAACTTAATGAATAAGCGAAGTTCTTCAAGAAAGCTTTTGTTCTTGAATAGGTATGTGGTTGAAATACAACCCATAATTTGTTATGAGGGTATTTTGTTGCAGCTGATAGTGTTGCTGATATTTCAGTTGGATGATGAGCGTAATCATCTATAACATTAACTCCCCTTATATTTCCTTTATATTCAAATCTCCTATTTGTTCCTGTAAAATTCATTAGACCTTGTTTCATGTCAATAATATCAACGTTAAGGCAATTACAAGCAGCAATGGCAGCTAAGGAATTATATACATTGTGTATACCGTTGACCTGTAAATTGATTTCTTCTATTTTTTTACCATTGTACATAAGGTCATACATTGGATAACCATACTCATTATATTGTATATTTTCAGCATAATAATCATTATCTTTGCTTTTTCCGTAAGTAATGATATTACAATCTAGGTCAGATATTATTTCTTCGTAATTATCTATATCCCCATTTATGATTAAATAACCATCATCTGGTAATTTATCAGCAAAAGATTTGAAAGAATGTCTTATATGGTTAATATCCTTAAAATAATCAAGGTGATCTTCTTCTATATTAAGTATGATAGAAATAAAAGGATTAAACCTCAAAAAGCTATCACAGTATTCACAGGATTCGGTAACGAAATAGTCAGAATCACCAACACGAATATTTCCATCTATCACATTGAGTATACCGCCTATTGATATAGTAGGATCTTTCTGTCCTTGAAGAAGGATATGGGATACCATTGAAGTAGTCGTAGTTTTTCCATGAGTACCAGATACTGCAATTGGATACTTATATGTTTTCATAATCTGTCCAAGTAATTCAGCTCTACCTATTAATGGAATACCTTTTTCCACTGCAGTCATATATTCTACATTATCTTCTTTTACAGCTGCTGTATATATTACTAATTCAGTATCATCAGAAATGTTGGAAGCTCTATGCCCTAAAAATACGTTCATACCAAGTGCTTCCAGTTTTTTTGTTGTTTGAGTTGTTTTTATATCAGAACCAGTTATCTTAAATTCTTTTTGATGAAGAATTTCTGCTAAACCACTCATACTTATGCCGCCAATACCTATAAAATGAACATTTAATGGCTTATTAAAATCGATTGTATACATTACTGAACACTCCTCATTTTTATTATTATATTAGGAAATTTTTATTTTCTATTATATTTATTCCACAAAAAAGTTGTAGCTTTTTTATGGGAAGATATATTCTCTAGGAGAATAACGTTACTGGGTTACTGTTTTTCTATAAAACCGCTATGTGTAACAAAGCATAGCAAATTTGTTCTGTTGCAGTGATAAAATCTTATCTAATATATAGTATATAAAATTAATTATATAATCGGCACAAAATATTAAGGATTTTACATGCCTGTATTAATCAATGGGTAAGAAATTTATTCACTTATTTAATATTATAACTATATGAGTTAACTTTTAAAAGAGAAATATAAAAAAATGGTAAAATGGATGGATTCTCTGATTTTTGTGGTATAATAATAAATATGAGACAAGTGTTGAGTAGCAATAGAGTAAGTATTGCTTAAATTACCTAAAAAAGATTTACATACAATTTAATTAAGCTAAAATACGAAGAGATAAGGAGAATTTTTTGTGGGTAAAAAAGTGAGTAGAACAGATAGAATTGCAGTGATTACAAAGATGTTGGTAGAGAATCCCAACAAGATTTTTACATTAAATAGTTTCGTGGAGATTCTTAGTTATGCTAAATCAACTTTAAGTGAAGATATTGATGTAATAGAAGAAGTTTTTAAGAATTTTGAATTAGGTGAGATCAAATCCATTCCTGGTGCTGCTGGAGGTATTTTCTACAATCCTAAGCTTACTGATGAACAAATAGAGAATATATGCAATGAATTATGTGAATTGATAAATGATAAGAAACGAATCATTCCTGGCGGATATGTGTATATGAATGATATATTCTATGACCCTAATATCT
The window above is part of the Vallitalea guaymasensis genome. Proteins encoded here:
- the murC gene encoding UDP-N-acetylmuramate--L-alanine ligase gives rise to the protein MYTIDFNKPLNVHFIGIGGISMSGLAEILHQKEFKITGSDIKTTQTTKKLEALGMNVFLGHRASNISDDTELVIYTAAVKEDNVEYMTAVEKGIPLIGRAELLGQIMKTYKYPIAVSGTHGKTTTTSMVSHILLQGQKDPTISIGGILNVIDGNIRVGDSDYFVTESCEYCDSFLRFNPFISIILNIEEDHLDYFKDINHIRHSFKSFADKLPDDGYLIINGDIDNYEEIISDLDCNIITYGKSKDNDYYAENIQYNEYGYPMYDLMYNGKKIEEINLQVNGIHNVYNSLAAIAACNCLNVDIIDMKQGLMNFTGTNRRFEYKGNIRGVNVIDDYAHHPTEISATLSAATKYPHNKLWVVFQPHTYSRTKAFLKNFAYSLSSADNIILTDIYSDREKNTGEIHSKDLLSELTKLGKQAFYFSSFDEIETFLLQNCYPNDLLITMGAGDVRIIGEELIKG
- a CDS encoding DnaD domain protein, which produces MSMITIYPQNINQFTLIPNKFIDKFLSNSNGDFVRVYLLIIRYASKNIQSLSMLDVADKLRLTETDVMRAIQYWESADVMTIEYDDKKVIRSIKFNDLTNIDTVDAIVDTQKETAATTKQLDARINISSKPQYKIDEITSFMSRQNYKQLIYITQKYLGKMLTQQDINTLIGFNDWLGLPFEVIELLIEYCVSNNHRNMSYIEKVAINWADEGINTIAKAENRIETFNNSYFKIMKSLGIGDRNPTPKQITYMKKWLNEYNLSIEIIIEACNRTMETIHQPQFSYIDAIINNWHKNNVKTLKNVNELDEKHQSKSSTKKTDSTKNQSKFINYDQRTYNFDELEKKAMELLIKETDGSY